Proteins encoded within one genomic window of Spiroplasma endosymbiont of Agriotes lineatus:
- a CDS encoding PQQ-binding-like beta-propeller repeat protein, whose product MKKLLEILGTITIASSGIAGIVCNAPVQTQEQQTKLENINYKRQKRSNNENNKINRTKIAIKTKSFIFSSGILLNNKIYFGSADHNVYEYDLATGQQKIIITTNGGIWSSGAVLNNKVYFGSEDHNVYEYDPTTGQQKIVIRANDWIRSVGVSLVFNNKLYVGSGDHNVYEYDPATGQQKIVIKAQDSVQFSGVVLNNKVYFGSVDHNVYEYNPITKQQKIVIRTENEIHGGGTTLNNKLFVASDDHNVYEYDSATEQQKIVIITKGKIRSSGAVLNNKVYFGSWDKNLYEYDPITKQQKIVIRTDSTINYLSELNNKIYFGSGDNNVYEYSEYYLNANLEQINNNSDNAILNELNYLNPDLDISQLEIISKTNNSAIVKIKDNLNNNIKIHYSIDNQQNKIINLNELLKKALFFKFQDENPNLKFKEINYIDTNNLNFSNTEITKQENSFLWSNVPKNVCSDREIINKTPNTRSFNVPACEYNSKSKLVFQITTGLTKTKQENKLNGWNINSDDEMKLTDFTNINNKNSEIINVLSNEFDLSNTNKQEQEMILSIFKEPADKFELNPNEKLKITYPVRIITSKVILNLKQKITGNITAKIIDDNNKEQIVTLSIKEAMQILQKYSLLPDEINIDKNNDNITFNGEAFFSSEKEGPVRTNTVTTLEQ is encoded by the coding sequence ATGAAAAAATTACTAGAAATTTTAGGAACAATAACAATAGCAAGTAGTGGAATAGCGGGAATTGTTTGTAATGCACCTGTCCAAACACAAGAACAACAAACTAAATTAGAAAACATAAATTATAAAAGACAAAAACGAAGCAATAATGAAAATAATAAAATAAATAGAACAAAAATTGCTATTAAAACAAAATCATTCATTTTTTCTTCTGGAATATTATTAAATAATAAAATATATTTTGGTTCAGCAGATCATAATGTTTATGAGTATGACCTCGCCACAGGACAACAAAAAATTATTATTACAACAAATGGAGGAATTTGATCTTCTGGTGCTGTATTAAATAATAAAGTATATTTTGGCTCAGAAGATCATAATGTTTATGAGTATGACCCCACTACAGGACAACAAAAAATTGTCATTAGAGCAAATGATTGAATAAGATCAGTGGGTGTTAGTTTAGTTTTCAACAACAAATTGTATGTTGGTTCAGGTGATCATAATGTTTATGAGTATGACCCCGCCACAGGACAACAAAAAATTGTTATTAAAGCACAAGACTCTGTTCAATTTTCTGGAGTAGTATTAAATAATAAAGTATATTTTGGTTCTGTTGATCATAATGTTTATGAATACAATCCAATAACAAAGCAACAAAAAATCGTTATTAGAACAGAAAATGAAATTCATGGTGGTGGAACTACTTTAAATAATAAATTGTTTGTTGCTTCAGATGACCATAATGTTTACGAGTATGACTCCGCTACAGAACAACAAAAAATTGTCATTATAACAAAAGGAAAAATTAGATCTTCTGGCGCTGTATTGAATAATAAAGTATATTTTGGCTCATGAGATAAAAATCTTTATGAATACGATCCAATAACAAAGCAACAAAAAATCGTTATTAGAACAGATTCAACAATAAATTACTTATCTGAATTAAATAATAAAATATATTTTGGTTCAGGTGATAATAATGTTTATGAATATAGTGAATATTATTTAAATGCAAATTTAGAACAAATTAATAATAACTCTGATAATGCAATTTTAAATGAACTAAATTATTTAAATCCTGATTTAGATATTTCACAATTAGAAATTATTAGTAAAACAAATAATTCAGCTATAGTAAAAATAAAAGATAATTTAAATAATAATATAAAAATACATTATTCAATTGATAATCAACAAAATAAAATTATTAATTTAAATGAATTGCTTAAAAAAGCATTATTTTTTAAATTTCAAGATGAAAATCCAAATTTAAAATTTAAGGAAATAAATTATATTGATACTAATAATTTAAATTTTTCAAATACTGAAATAACAAAACAAGAAAATTCATTTTTATGATCTAATGTTCCTAAAAATGTATGTTCTGATAGAGAAATTATCAATAAAACTCCAAATACAAGATCATTTAATGTACCCGCTTGTGAATATAATTCAAAATCAAAATTAGTATTTCAAATTACAACAGGATTAACTAAAACAAAACAAGAAAATAAATTAAATGGTTGAAACATAAATTCTGATGATGAAATGAAATTAACGGATTTTACAAATATAAATAATAAAAATTCTGAAATCATTAATGTATTATCAAATGAATTTGATTTATCAAACACAAATAAACAAGAACAAGAAATGATTTTAAGTATTTTTAAGGAACCCGCTGATAAATTTGAACTTAATCCCAATGAAAAATTAAAAATTACTTATCCAGTAAGAATAATTACATCTAAAGTTATATTAAATTTAAAACAAAAAATTACAGGAAATATTACTGCCAAAATAATTGATGATAACAATAAAGAACAAATAGTTACATTATCAATTAAAGAAGCGATGCAAATATTACAAAAATATAGCTTATTGCCAGATGAAATTAATATAGATAAAAACAATGATAACATAACTTTTAATGGGGAAGCATTTTTTTCATCAGAAAAAGAAGGGCCAGTAAGAACAAATACAGTTACTACTTTAGAACAATAA
- the tig gene encoding trigger factor, with the protein MKFTSKKNIEENKGKYIIEFEEEEWKDIIKKVTNKLKAHLQIPGFRKGKAPEEMVEKYLSNEKILNKAHDVAADKAWKFALLQDDPLQPFNQPSWNIDTLSMAKYIISFEFDLKPEVKIEKYTNIKIEKMANIVSDEDVNQTLIQLQQKSAILEIKEDKIANGDVVIFDFEGFKDGKSFADGKAENFSLEIGSKKFIPGFEEQMIGLITGEEKDLLVSFPKDYLKPDLAGKDVTFKVKIKEVKNKIVPEINDDLAKDANIDGVEDLTQLKNFIKENLIKQNEEKIKDEFINNLLLEISKTATIHIPESAIDKEVLDLQGEFEQKLKEQNIDLKQYLKLTKLTELDIKKELRGDAKAKISHYLILEEIMNQENIQVNNDEVEQEIFEFAKFYNMTPEETKKKIMDTSIVEEGLKRRKLLNFLYENNG; encoded by the coding sequence ATGAAATTTACAAGTAAAAAAAATATTGAAGAAAATAAAGGAAAATATATTATTGAATTTGAAGAAGAAGAATGAAAAGATATTATTAAAAAGGTAACAAATAAGTTGAAAGCCCATTTACAAATACCAGGTTTTCGTAAAGGCAAAGCGCCAGAAGAGATGGTAGAAAAATATTTAAGTAATGAAAAAATTTTGAATAAAGCTCATGATGTTGCAGCTGATAAAGCGTGAAAATTTGCTTTATTACAAGACGATCCATTGCAACCTTTTAATCAGCCAAGTTGAAATATCGATACTTTATCAATGGCAAAATATATTATTTCTTTTGAATTTGATTTAAAACCAGAAGTTAAAATTGAAAAATATACAAATATAAAAATCGAGAAAATGGCAAATATTGTTAGTGATGAGGATGTTAATCAAACACTTATTCAATTACAACAAAAATCAGCTATTTTAGAAATTAAAGAAGATAAGATTGCTAATGGTGATGTTGTTATTTTTGATTTTGAAGGGTTTAAAGATGGTAAGTCTTTTGCTGATGGAAAAGCTGAAAATTTTAGTTTAGAAATTGGTTCAAAAAAGTTTATTCCTGGTTTTGAAGAACAAATGATTGGATTGATAACTGGTGAAGAAAAGGATTTACTTGTATCTTTTCCTAAAGATTATTTAAAACCAGATTTAGCAGGAAAAGATGTGACTTTTAAAGTTAAGATTAAAGAAGTTAAAAATAAGATTGTTCCAGAAATTAATGATGATTTAGCAAAAGATGCTAATATTGATGGCGTTGAAGATTTAACACAATTAAAAAATTTTATTAAAGAAAATTTGATTAAGCAAAATGAAGAAAAAATTAAAGATGAGTTTATTAATAATTTATTATTAGAAATTTCTAAAACAGCAACGATTCATATTCCTGAATCAGCTATTGATAAAGAAGTATTAGATCTTCAAGGTGAGTTTGAGCAAAAGTTAAAAGAACAAAATATTGATTTAAAACAATATTTGAAATTAACTAAATTAACTGAATTAGATATTAAAAAAGAGTTGCGAGGCGATGCTAAAGCAAAAATTAGTCATTATTTAATTTTAGAAGAAATTATGAATCAAGAAAATATTCAAGTTAATAACGATGAGGTAGAACAAGAAATTTTTGAGTTTGCTAAGTTTTATAATATGACACCAGAAGAAACTAAAAAAAAAATTATGGATACCAGCATTGTTGAAGAAGGTTTAAAACGTCGTAAATTATTAAATTTTCTTTATGAAAATAATGGATAA
- the hprK gene encoding HPr(Ser) kinase/phosphatase, whose product MNKKVLTLREVVEKFNLSLLSGDEQTLEREIEIGGINRAGLELTGFISDETSRKHRIVLLGSKENEYINKLPASERKGRYEKLINQDVPAIFTSIRFNEPVLVEYAKEINFPVIEANYSSNEFYNLIVSYIDNRLAPMEMFHASLINIYGLGVLIKGDSGIGKSENTLELVKKGHLFVGDDAIVLQRYVNKVIGRSDEKLKHRIEIRGIGILDLTKMYGSRTTLEVTDIDIIINLKLADSEYFANLNRVQTEIDREEIFGIKIPAITIPVTLGRNISELIEAAVINIKLHNEGINSSEIFVNRIDNELKT is encoded by the coding sequence ATGAATAAAAAAGTATTAACTTTACGAGAGGTTGTGGAAAAATTTAATTTATCATTATTATCTGGTGATGAACAAACGCTGGAACGAGAAATTGAAATTGGGGGCATTAATCGTGCGGGATTAGAATTAACAGGTTTTATTTCTGATGAAACTAGTCGTAAGCATCGAATTGTTTTATTAGGTAGTAAAGAGAACGAATATATTAATAAGTTACCAGCATCAGAACGAAAGGGTCGTTACGAGAAACTTATTAATCAAGATGTTCCGGCGATTTTTACTAGTATTCGTTTTAATGAGCCGGTATTAGTAGAATATGCTAAAGAAATAAATTTTCCTGTTATTGAGGCTAATTATTCTTCTAATGAATTTTATAATCTTATTGTTAGTTACATTGATAATCGTTTAGCACCAATGGAAATGTTTCATGCATCGTTAATTAATATTTATGGTTTAGGAGTTTTAATTAAAGGTGATAGTGGAATTGGAAAATCAGAAAATACTTTAGAATTAGTTAAAAAAGGACATTTGTTTGTGGGTGATGATGCGATTGTCTTGCAAAGATATGTTAATAAAGTTATTGGTCGTAGTGATGAAAAATTAAAACATCGTATTGAAATTAGAGGCATTGGAATTTTAGATTTAACAAAAATGTATGGTTCAAGAACAACTTTGGAAGTTACTGATATTGATATTATTATTAATTTAAAATTGGCTGATAGCGAGTATTTTGCTAATTTAAATCGTGTACAAACAGAAATTGATAGAGAAGAAATTTTTGGTATTAAAATTCCAGCAATTACGATTCCGGTGACTTTAGGAAGAAATATTTCGGAATTAATTGAAGCGGCTGTTATTAATATTAAGTTACATAATGAAGGTATAAATAGTTCTGAGATATTTGTTAATCGAATTGATAATGAACTTAAAACATAA
- the argS gene encoding arginine--tRNA ligase, with amino-acid sequence MSLILNQIQKIFKEAVNNIIPFVDDIVIEKTRNIEYGDYATNIAMVLAPILKQKPEVIAKKIIAVIKANDFFTKIDFVFPGFINLTVNQNQLSAVITEILKLKTKFGSGECTNIKYNLEIVSANPTGILHIGHARNGAIGDAVARILKFAGNIVETEYYLNNAGNQINVLANTIFSYYLQKLGVNVEFPEQSYQGNYQEILAANFVNKYQDKFITVRIVNDVINDEQVLAIFKQESIAFFLQLIKTQLKEFRINIDYWSSELEMYTTKEIDKLIKELQATNKVFEKDGTLWLKTTDYGDDKDRVLVKQDKSYAYILPDLACHNLRIKRAKANYLVNFWGADHHSYLTRMQAGLQILGYDSNILKIVIIQMVRLIKDGQEYKMSKRKGTAVWLIDLVAELGIDVVRYMLCSKSSSSHMDLYLSLLTSQSNNNPVYYFQYATTRCASILRNVSHNIDLTKTIASYHLLTHPKERELIKLLDYFSKAVQSAAKSFQPNIICDYIQELSREFHSYYSECKILDETNIALSKQRLHLIISTQHVFKNALNLIAVDFKDQM; translated from the coding sequence ATGTCACTAATTTTAAATCAAATTCAAAAAATATTTAAAGAGGCAGTAAATAATATTATTCCTTTTGTTGATGATATTGTTATTGAGAAAACTCGTAATATTGAATATGGTGATTATGCTACTAATATTGCGATGGTGTTAGCGCCAATTTTAAAGCAAAAACCGGAAGTCATTGCTAAAAAGATTATTGCTGTTATTAAGGCAAATGATTTTTTTACTAAAATAGATTTTGTTTTTCCCGGGTTCATTAATTTAACAGTTAATCAAAATCAACTTAGCGCTGTTATTACCGAAATTTTAAAATTAAAAACTAAGTTTGGTAGTGGAGAATGTACTAATATTAAGTATAATTTAGAAATTGTTTCTGCTAATCCAACAGGAATTTTACATATTGGTCATGCTCGTAATGGTGCTATTGGTGATGCGGTTGCAAGAATTTTAAAATTTGCAGGAAATATTGTTGAAACGGAATATTATCTTAATAATGCTGGTAATCAGATTAATGTGTTAGCAAATACAATTTTTTCGTATTATTTACAAAAATTAGGAGTTAATGTTGAATTTCCAGAACAATCGTATCAGGGTAATTATCAAGAAATATTAGCAGCTAATTTTGTGAATAAATATCAAGATAAATTTATTACTGTACGAATTGTTAATGATGTTATTAATGATGAACAGGTATTAGCAATATTTAAACAAGAGTCCATTGCTTTCTTTTTACAATTAATTAAAACGCAATTAAAGGAATTTCGAATTAATATTGATTATTGGTCTAGTGAGTTAGAAATGTATACAACAAAAGAAATTGATAAGTTAATAAAGGAATTACAAGCAACTAATAAAGTTTTTGAAAAAGATGGTACTTTGTGATTAAAAACAACAGATTATGGTGATGATAAGGACCGAGTTCTTGTTAAACAAGATAAATCGTATGCTTATATTTTACCGGATTTAGCTTGTCATAATTTACGAATTAAAAGAGCAAAAGCTAATTATTTGGTTAATTTTTGAGGAGCAGATCATCATAGTTATTTAACACGAATGCAGGCAGGTTTACAAATTTTAGGTTATGATTCTAATATTTTAAAAATAGTTATTATTCAAATGGTGCGATTAATTAAAGATGGTCAAGAATATAAAATGTCAAAAAGAAAAGGGACGGCCGTATGGTTAATTGATTTAGTTGCGGAATTAGGTATTGATGTTGTTCGTTATATGTTATGTTCAAAATCATCTTCTAGTCATATGGATTTGTATTTAAGTCTTTTAACATCTCAAAGTAATAATAATCCGGTTTATTACTTTCAATATGCTACAACGCGTTGTGCGAGTATTTTACGAAACGTGTCTCATAATATTGATTTAACAAAAACAATTGCTAGTTATCATTTATTAACACATCCCAAGGAGCGAGAATTAATTAAATTATTAGATTATTTTAGTAAAGCAGTACAAAGTGCTGCTAAGTCTTTTCAACCCAATATTATTTGTGATTATATTCAAGAATTATCACGGGAATTTCATTCATACTATTCAGAATGTAAAATTTTGGATGAAACTAATATTGCCTTATCAAAACAAAGATTGCATTTAATTATCAGCACACAGCATGTCTTTAAAAATGCTTTAAACTTAATTGCTGTTGATTTTAAGGATCAAATGTAA
- a CDS encoding UPF0236 family transposase-like protein: MLEINNNLKTPENKHWFSLFTTHKNMYTNKCEQLANEYEKLDECLYKYHYRLKQGYKAVHFAWRKIITIFGDVTFKRRRYKYWNQKSGKFEYVCLLDKEIGLLPKQNNAFILMFNLKF; this comes from the coding sequence ATGTTAGAAATTAATAATAATTTAAAAACCCCAGAAAATAAGCATTGATTTAGTTTATTTACAACCCATAAAAATATGTACACCAATAAATGTGAACAATTAGCCAATGAATATGAAAAATTAGATGAATGCTTATATAAATATCATTATCGGTTAAAACAAGGTTATAAAGCAGTTCATTTTGCTTGAAGAAAAATTATTACAATTTTTGGTGATGTTACTTTTAAACGACGCCGATATAAATATTGAAATCAAAAATCAGGTAAATTTGAATATGTATGTTTGTTAGATAAAGAAATTGGTTTATTGCCCAAACAAAACAATGCATTTATTTTGATGTTCAATTTAAAGTTTTAA
- a CDS encoding UPF0236 family transposase-like protein, with translation MLKVGKRINTMDYRDLLIKELQKHYVNINYDKIIVCGDSDSWIREIANSFGNVRYILDGYHAIKKLKQTAFNIIFENRKVTLNSWIRLYKDGNHQELIKIIRNIAKNELNKDIKINLRKASNYFSNNKQGIHHQNLEWNIGCSIESDVSHLIKQQLGYGAKIYNHKNLNNLLYLRMANLNKLNVLHYINENINSEIEIRKEIYKNSLWNKYNNKNDDSWINKGNIVYTNKYITFK, from the coding sequence ATGTTAAAAGTTGGTAAACGAATAAATACGATGGATTATCGTGATTTATTAATTAAAGAATTGCAAAAACATTATGTTAATATTAATTATGACAAAATAATTGTTTGTGGTGATAGTGATTCTTGAATTAGAGAAATTGCCAATAGTTTCGGTAATGTTAGATATATTTTAGATGGTTATCACGCTATTAAAAAATTAAAACAAACTGCATTTAATATTATTTTTGAAAATCGCAAAGTAACACTAAATAGTTGAATTAGATTATATAAGGATGGAAATCATCAAGAATTAATCAAAATTATTCGTAATATTGCTAAAAATGAATTAAATAAAGATATTAAAATAAATTTAAGAAAGGCGAGTAATTATTTCAGTAATAATAAGCAAGGTATTCATCATCAAAATTTAGAATGAAATATTGGTTGTAGCATTGAAAGCGATGTATCACATTTAATAAAACAACAATTAGGATATGGAGCAAAAATATATAATCATAAGAATTTAAATAATTTATTATATTTAAGAATGGCAAATTTAAACAAATTAAATGTACTACATTATATTAATGAAAATATTAATTCAGAAATAGAAATCAGAAAAGAAATATATAAAAATTCATTATGAAATAAATATAATAATAAAAATGATGATAGTTGAATTAATAAAGGCAACATTGTATATACAAATAAATATATTACATTTAAGTAA
- the lon gene encoding endopeptidase La codes for MIDKEQIKSLENIPVLVTRGSYIYPGFEQVLEIGRNKSLKTIEVAKDNFDSQVILVSQKKPLDDEPTIDEIFDVGVIANLKIKKVWEEGSFTVNFKSLNRVKLLNLKDNGTYYESDIEVLESNQEGNIEDLVQKITNNLTGLLEMQEGLPENILQEIKVNVNSSPGEVIDALAQFLPFLPLDKKQAILEELNIEQRLNLLIDNVNSRKQTGEIDQNISERIKVRIDEQQKKFYLREKLEAIKEELGEIDDDNNEMKKYLDRLEKEPFPENIKLRVKEEINRYEMMPQASSEANIIRTYIDWVMAIPWHEEKKEIEDLPFALQTLDKYHYGLEKVKERIIEHLAVKQMTKSLKGQIICLVGPPGVGKTSLAKSIAEATGRNFVKLSLGGVRDESEIRGHRKTYIGSMPGRIIQSMKRAKSINPLFLLDEIDKMANDYRGDPASAMLEVLDPEQNFEFSDHYLEENYDLSKVMFIATANYMEDIPEPLLDRMEIIQLSSYTEIEKMEIAKNHLIVKVLQENGLNEQLLKFEDGAIKEIIKYYTREAGVRQLERYLHQIARKFIVRYLAKHLSDELVNIEKVKQYLGKHKFEYTEKEGTAQIGVATGLAYTTFGGDILSMEVNFFTGKGQLVLTGTLGDVMKESANIALDYLKANSKKFNIDSEFFSNNDIHIHVPEGAVPKDGPSAGITITTAIISALTKRPVSSDVGMTGEITLRGNVLPIGGLKEKSISAHRSGISTILIPDKNMKDLDDIPNEVLSELKIIPIKHYEEVYDFIFNLNSTITPTDVLTDTVAVAT; via the coding sequence ATGATAGATAAAGAACAAATAAAATCTTTAGAAAATATTCCTGTTTTGGTTACAAGAGGTAGTTATATTTATCCAGGATTTGAACAGGTTTTAGAAATTGGTCGTAATAAATCATTAAAGACTATTGAGGTGGCTAAGGATAATTTTGATAGTCAAGTTATTTTAGTATCACAAAAAAAACCTTTAGATGATGAACCAACAATTGATGAAATATTTGATGTTGGAGTTATTGCTAATTTAAAAATAAAAAAAGTTTGAGAAGAAGGTTCGTTTACGGTTAATTTTAAGTCACTTAATCGAGTTAAATTACTAAATTTAAAAGATAACGGCACTTATTATGAAAGTGATATTGAGGTTTTAGAATCAAATCAAGAGGGTAATATTGAAGATTTAGTGCAAAAAATTACTAATAATTTAACAGGATTATTGGAAATGCAAGAAGGTCTTCCTGAAAATATATTACAAGAGATTAAGGTAAATGTTAATAGTAGTCCTGGAGAAGTAATTGATGCATTAGCACAGTTTTTACCTTTTTTACCATTAGATAAAAAACAAGCTATTTTAGAAGAGCTGAATATTGAACAACGCTTGAATCTTTTAATTGATAATGTTAATAGTCGAAAGCAAACTGGTGAAATTGATCAAAATATTTCTGAAAGAATTAAAGTTAGAATTGATGAACAGCAAAAGAAATTTTATTTACGAGAAAAACTTGAAGCAATTAAAGAAGAATTAGGCGAAATTGATGATGATAATAATGAGATGAAGAAATATTTAGATCGTCTTGAAAAAGAGCCATTTCCTGAGAATATTAAACTTCGCGTTAAAGAAGAAATTAATCGTTATGAAATGATGCCACAAGCATCAAGTGAAGCTAATATTATTAGAACATACATTGATTGGGTAATGGCGATTCCTTGACATGAAGAAAAGAAAGAAATTGAGGATTTACCATTTGCTTTACAAACTTTAGATAAATATCATTATGGTTTAGAAAAAGTTAAAGAACGAATTATTGAACATTTGGCAGTTAAACAAATGACTAAATCATTAAAAGGACAAATTATTTGTTTAGTAGGTCCTCCCGGAGTAGGAAAAACTTCACTTGCTAAGTCAATTGCTGAAGCAACAGGAAGAAATTTTGTGAAGTTATCGTTAGGTGGTGTTCGTGATGAATCAGAAATTCGTGGTCATCGAAAAACATATATTGGTTCAATGCCAGGAAGAATAATCCAATCAATGAAACGAGCTAAAAGTATTAATCCTTTATTTTTGCTTGATGAGATTGATAAGATGGCTAATGATTATCGTGGAGATCCTGCTAGTGCGATGTTAGAGGTATTAGACCCAGAACAAAATTTTGAATTTTCTGATCATTACTTAGAAGAAAATTATGATTTATCAAAAGTAATGTTTATTGCTACGGCTAACTATATGGAAGATATTCCCGAACCATTATTAGACCGAATGGAAATTATTCAATTATCATCGTACACAGAAATTGAAAAAATGGAAATTGCTAAAAATCATTTAATTGTTAAAGTATTGCAAGAGAATGGTTTAAATGAACAGTTATTAAAATTTGAAGATGGAGCAATTAAAGAAATTATTAAATATTATACTCGTGAAGCTGGTGTGCGACAATTAGAGCGATATTTGCATCAAATTGCAAGAAAGTTTATTGTTCGTTATTTAGCTAAGCATTTAAGTGATGAATTAGTGAATATTGAAAAGGTTAAGCAATATTTGGGTAAACATAAGTTTGAATATACTGAAAAAGAAGGAACAGCTCAAATTGGTGTTGCTACTGGTTTAGCATATACTACTTTTGGTGGTGATATTTTATCAATGGAAGTAAATTTCTTTACTGGTAAAGGGCAATTAGTTTTAACGGGAACTTTAGGTGATGTTATGAAAGAATCAGCAAATATTGCTTTGGATTATTTAAAAGCTAATAGTAAGAAGTTTAATATTGATTCTGAGTTTTTTAGTAATAATGATATTCATATTCATGTTCCTGAAGGGGCAGTACCTAAAGATGGTCCTTCAGCCGGGATTACAATAACAACAGCAATAATTTCTGCTTTAACTAAAAGACCTGTATCTAGTGATGTTGGAATGACTGGAGAAATAACTTTGCGAGGCAATGTTTTACCGATTGGTGGTTTAAAAGAGAAATCGATTTCTGCTCATCGCAGCGGGATTAGTACAATTTTAATACCTGATAAAAATATGAAAGATTTAGATGATATTCCTAATGAGGTTTTAAGTGAATTAAAAATTATTCCTATTAAACATTATGAAGAAGTATATGACTTTATTTTTAATCTTAATTCAACAATAACACCAACTGATGTTCTTACTGATACTGTAGCAGTTGCCACTTAA
- the yihA gene encoding ribosome biogenesis GTP-binding protein YihA/YsxC, whose protein sequence is MKITKSVFFKGAINKKQWIDDEISEVLLLGRSNVGKSTFINSLCNNKQLAKVSSSPGKTQMLNFFAINDNEFRFVDCPGYGFTKISKSIKKEFVKMMDTYLLSRKNLKLAILLLDLRRIPNNDDLLMFSFLQARNINILIVATKLDKLKKNDIRKQEKIIKETLLIINDIDIIKTSSISKVGYDAVLEKITEYI, encoded by the coding sequence ATGAAAATTACTAAGAGTGTGTTTTTTAAAGGTGCTATTAATAAGAAACAATGAATTGATGATGAGATTAGTGAAGTATTGTTATTAGGGCGAAGTAATGTTGGAAAATCAACATTTATTAATTCTTTATGTAATAATAAACAATTAGCAAAGGTGTCTAGTTCGCCCGGTAAAACACAAATGCTTAATTTTTTTGCCATTAATGATAATGAATTTCGTTTTGTTGATTGCCCGGGTTATGGTTTTACAAAAATAAGTAAGAGTATTAAAAAAGAATTTGTTAAAATGATGGATACTTATTTATTATCACGAAAAAATTTAAAGTTAGCAATCCTATTATTAGATTTAAGACGAATTCCTAATAATGATGATTTATTAATGTTTAGCTTTTTACAAGCACGAAATATTAATATTCTCATTGTTGCTACGAAGTTAGATAAACTAAAGAAAAATGATATTAGAAAGCAAGAAAAAATAATTAAAGAAACATTGCTGATTATTAATGATATTGACATTATTAAAACATCAAGTATTAGTAAAGTTGGTTATGATGCTGTTCTTGAAAAAATTACTGAATATATTTAA